In Mangifera indica cultivar Alphonso chromosome 1, CATAS_Mindica_2.1, whole genome shotgun sequence, a single genomic region encodes these proteins:
- the LOC123193323 gene encoding uncharacterized protein LOC123193323, with the protein MVWDKMGEMWFKLRAMRVPRGVWLKMQKSMGVLVGGNHTASRRVLLRAVLLCTAMSVVPLLQILSGSDPVMFDVVSFNDCSFISDYSNPHVFLGRFIYPILGSLGSVQCKENANLTAIVARELLGMQMLNVDAKTLCVGEGSSLSVYALREMGFNDAHGVYRHPFFSLKHKKLVYELDYEDSSFDFVYSRDLDKVSVPALLVLEIERVLRPGGTGAMLVGVSSSSPNGLIRSATPISSILKTSTIVHVGYLNQFTLVVFKKEIENCSYFEQYRLPSDCPSHMNNKPFMELIEPLVEEKPTGFDKRIVYLPKFMDVASRRRLVYIDIGAGEHLNSRVTNWFLPSYPVDRKAFNVYFVDHNTSVLLSYVKRPGVTFVYHPGLAGSKASANTGSKTAANTNVLEDVDPSVADEGFDFLLWFQETVRYADFVVLKINAGEVELKFLSELFKTGTICFVDEIFLRCSGHVDGKGAANADCMDIFRGLRRSGVYVHQWWED; encoded by the exons AAGGGCAATGAGGGTTCCGAGAGGGGTCTGGTTAAAGATGCAAAAATCAATGGGAGTCCTCGTGGGTGGGAATCACACTGCCTCCAG GCGTGTGCTTTTGCGCGCCGTTCTGTTGTGCACGGCTATGTCAGTCGTTCCTTTGCTGCAAATCTTGTCTGGGTCCGATCCCGTTATGTTCGATGTGGTGAGCTTTAATGATTGTTCTTTCATTTCTGACTATTCAAACCCGCATGTGTTTTTGGGTCGGTTTATATATCCCATCCTGGGTTCCCTTGGGTCAGTGCAGTGCAAGGAAAATGCAAATCTGACTGCCATTGTGGCTAGAGAGTTGCTGGGTATGCAGATGTTGAATGTTGATGCAAAAACTCTCTGTGTTGGTGAAGGTTCGTCCTTGTCAGTGTATGCATTGCGAGAAATGGGGTTTAACGATGCTCATGGGGTTTACAGGCACCCCTTTTTTTCGCTTAAGCATAAAAAGCTTGTGTATGAGCTTGATTATGAGGACAGTTCCTTTGATTTTGTTTACTCCAGGGATCTAGATAAGGTTTCTGTCCCTGCACTTTTGGTGCTCGAGATTGAGCGTGTTCTTAGGCCAGGTGGAACTGGAGCTATGCTTGTGGGTGTTAGTAGTTCTAGCCCAAATGGTTTAATTAGATCTGCAACACCAATTTcctcaattttgaaaacttccacTATTGTCCATGTTGGTTACTTGAATCAGTTTACTCTGGTTGTTTTCAAGAAGGAAATTGAAAATTGCTCTTACTTTGAGCAGTATCGCCTTCCATCTGATTGCCCATCGCATATGAACAACAAACCATTTATGGAGTTAATTGAGCCTCTTGTGGAGGAAAAACCAACGGGGTTTGACAAAAGGATTGTTTATTTGCCCAAGTTTATGGATGTTGCCTCTAGGAGGCGGTTAGTGTATATTGATATTGGGGCAGGGGAGCACCTGAACTCCCGAGTTACAAATTGGTTCTTGCCATCGTATCCTGTGGATCGCAAGGCTTTCAATGTTTATTTTGTTGACCATAACACCTCCGTTCTTCTGTCCTATGTCAAGAGGCCTGGTGTCACCTTTGTTTATCATCCAGGCCTGGCTGGAAGTAAGGCTAGTGCCAATACTGGAAGTAAGACTGCTGCCAATACTAATGTCTTGGAAGATGTAGACCCATCTGTGGCTGATGAAGGGTTTGATTTTCTCCTCTGGTTTCAAGAAACAGTGCGATATGCTGACTTTGTGGTCCTGAAGATTAATGCAGGGGAGGTAGAACTGAAATTTCTTTCGGAGTTGTTCAAAACTGGAACCATATGCTTTGTTGACGAGATCTTTCTTCGCTGCTCTGGTCATGTAGATGGCAAAGGTGCAGCAAATGCAGACTGCATGGATATCTTCAGGGGTCTAAGACGCAGTGGTGTGTATGTGCATCAGTGGTGGGAGGACTAA
- the LOC123213994 gene encoding probable E3 ubiquitin-protein ligase LOG2, which produces MGNIGSSGGNRRRRGSRRNHPPTPSPTPPQQEISASRYMFAAVTPYPAQQYPNNNNPNLPPQYYQYQGYYPPLPPAMPVPLPAPYDHHHRGGGPVDPGHWRYTCGPTASVPPPYVEHQKAVTIRNDVNLKKESLRLEADEENPGRFLVSLSFDATVAGSITVIFFAKEGEDCNLTPSKANILPPVMVNFQQGLGQKFRQPSGTGIDFSMFEEAELMKEGNLDVYPLAVKAEAGPADQNGPDGNSIPGPTNSQITQAVFEKEKGEYQVKVVRQILWVNGMRYELQEIYGIGNSVEGDVDANDPGKECVICLSEPRDTTVLPCRHMCMCSGCAKVLRFQTNRCPICRQPVERLLEIKVNGHEE; this is translated from the exons ATGGGAAACATCGGTAGCTCGGGGGGCAACCGCCGTAGGCGCGGAAGTCGACGTAATCATCCGCCCACGCCGTCACCCACGCCGCCTCAGCAGGAAATTTCGGCTAGCCGCTACATGTTCGCGGCGGTGACGCCCTACCCGGCGCAGCAGTATCCGAATAATAACAATCCGAACCTTCCGCCGCAGTACTACCAGTATCAAGGCTACTATCCGCCGCTTCCTCCGGCCATGCCAGTGCCTCTTCCGGCGCCGTACGATCACCATCATCGTGGGGGTGGTCCTGTGGACCCTGGACACTGGAGGTACACGTGCGGGCCCACGGCGTCGGTTCCTCCACCGTACGTGGAGCACCAGAAGGCAGTTACGATACGGAACGATGTGAATTTGAAGAAGGAGAGTTTGAGGCTTGAAGCTGATGAGGAAAATCCTGGAAGATTCTTGGTTTCGTTAAGTTTTGATGCTACTGTTGCTGGCAg CATCACCgtcattttctttgctaaaGAAGGTGAAGACTGTAACCTGACACCATCGAAGGCAAACATTCTTCCACCAGTGATGGTTAATTTTCAACAAGGTCTTGGTCAGAAGTTCAGACAGCCTTCTGGAACAGGGATTGACTTCTCAATGTTTGAGGAGGCAGAGTTAATGAAAGAGGGTAACTTGGATGTTTATCCTCTTGCTGTGAAAGCAGAGGCAGGCCCTGCTGACCAGAATGGACCTGATGGAAACTCTATTCCAGGACCCACAAATTCTCAGATAACTCAGGCAGTatttgagaaagagaaaggtgAATACCAGGTTAAAGTAGTGAGGCAGATTTTGTGGGTGAATGGTATGAGGTATGAACTGCAAGAAATATATGGGATTGGGAATTCTGTTGAAGGTGATGTTGATGCAAATGACCCAGGAAAAGAATGTGTCATTTGCTTATCAGAACCACGGGACACAACTGTGCTTCCCTGCCGACACATG TGTATGTGCAGTGGATGTGCAAAGGTCCTGAGGTTCCAAACAAATCGGTGTCCAATTTGCAGACAACCAGTTGAAAGGCTTTTGGAGATTAAGGTCAATGGGCATGAGGAATGA
- the LOC123213985 gene encoding putative serine/threonine-protein kinase, with the protein MKFLFCCSSSLTSAPQIPIDISRHGGQNHQNFHVFSFNELKTACDGFSSSNKIGEGGFGSVYKGWLQDGTVVAVKVLSIELESMRGEREFISELAALSDIKHENLVKLIGCCIDGASRYLVYDYMENNSLAHSLLGGEQNRTKFSWETRRDISLGVARGLAYLHEEIEPHIVHRDIKASNILVDQNFKAKVSDFGLSRLLRDGSSHISTRVAGTLGYLAPEYAISGHLSRKSDVYSFGVLLLEIISGRQVVVFDLEQGEHYLVQKAWETYNAGNWVRLVDPTLKMNYPEEEVFRFFKVGLLCVQENVRLRPTMSTAFKMLSNEMDIQDVQISRPGLVADFMDIKVRRKIVSHSISSSNTGSLPNSTKLFD; encoded by the exons ATGAAATTCTTGTTCTGTTGCTCAAGTTCCCTGACCTCTGCACCACAAATTCCCATCGATATAAGCAGGCACG GTGGACAAAATCATCAGAATTTTcatgttttctcttttaatgAGCTTAAAACTGCTTGCGATGGCTTCTCTAGTTCGAACAAGATTGGAGAGGGCGGGTTTGGTTCTGTATACAAG GGCTGGCTTCAAGATGGCACTGTTGTGGCTGTGAAAGTTCTTTCAATTGAGCTTGAATCGATGAGAGGCGAAAGGGAATTCATTTCTGAACTGGCTGCTCTATCAGATATCAAGCATGAAAATCTTGTTAAACTTATCGGATGTTGCATTGATGGAGCCAGTAGATATCTTGTTTATGATTACATGGAGAATAATAGCCTTGCCCATTCGCTGCTTG GTGGAGAGCAAAATAGAACGAAATTCAGTTGGGAAACCAGGCGGGATATTTCATTAGGGGTTGCCAGAGGGCTTGCCTATCTTCACGAGGAGATTGAACCTCACATTGTTCATCGAGATATCAAAGCAAGCAATATACTGGTTGATCAGAATTTCAAAGCAAAAGTTTCTGATTTTGGCCTATCAAGGTTGTTAAGAGATGGCAGCTCTCACATTAGTACTCGTGTTGCTGGTACATT AGGCTATCTTGCTCCAGAATATGCCATTAGTGGACACTTGTCAAGAAAATCGGATGTTTACAGTTTTGGAGTACTACTTCTGGAAATCATCAGTGGCCGGCAAGTTGTGGTTTTTGATTTAGAACAAGGGGAACATTACCTAGTCCAGAAG GCATGGGAAACTTACAATGCGGGCAACTGGGTGAGATTAGTGGATCCTACACTTAAGATGAACTATCCTGAAGAAGAAGTTTTTCGATTCTTCAAGGTGGGACTGCTTTGCGTGCAGGAAAATGTAAGGTTACGGCCGACAATGTCAACAGCTTTCAAGATGTTGAGCAATGAAATGGACATTCAGGATGTTCAAATTTCACGGCCGGGGCTAGTTGCTGATTTTATGGATATAAAAGTGCGCCGAAAAATCGTCTCCCATAGCATTTCTTCATCAAACACAGGCAGCCTTCCAAACAGTACTAAACTTTTTGACTGA
- the LOC123213977 gene encoding serine/threonine-protein kinase-like protein CCR1: protein MHILITSSLHFSLLLLLLSSNGSSGFSSMGPISASFGQNGFFCAIDASGKQEVLCWAKNTSSISSSSSTTSSAYISNIPPMAALSGGEGFLCGVLANTSQAFCWSSNSSSGTDLVPSVFKTTAYSHIAAGKNHVCALRGSYYSDYDSGSVDCWDILRSGNNTLSSVKSMIFYNEYVSTLVLKHVVSGEGFSCGGVRDGGVVCWGPNSASLGVSNVTENFTVFASTKDSLCGILDVSGKVKCWGISNDSNLVPPVGIRFVSLAAGANHFCGIREDNHGVECWGSFNFSSVPKNSGFMAIASSDFTTCGIRENDLVLDCWFANSSPADYDPPLELCSPGLCTPGACEVGEFAFSASMLNEPGLTSLCVRKDLKICSPCGANCSEGFFLSSPCTDNADRVCTACSLCQSSSCWDVCGLQSVKERHWHQFPRLLLIVSCSAAGLLLLIISWCFLPCVFTGRTEEGSNKQFKSCIGKPELDTDAAADSLPPLTSTCPGVAQVFRLSELKDATNGFKEFNELGRGSYGFVYKAVLADGRQVAVKRANAATIIHTNIRDFEMDLQILCSIRHTNIVNLLGYCLEMGERLLVYEFMPHGTLHDHLHGGFSPLNWSLRLKISMQAAKGLEYLHKETNPPIVHRDFKTSNVLLDSDWGARIADFGLLTSNDRDVSGAIKSDLYSFGIVLLEIVSGRKAYDREYMPPGIIEWALPLIKHGKAAAIIDRNVALPRNVEPLLRLADIAELCIRENPSERPTMSEVVTWLEKIVKESLIL, encoded by the coding sequence ATGCACATTCTGATCACCTCTTCACTTCACTTTTCTCTTCTCCTTCTGCTTCTCTCTTCCAATGGCTCATCTGGGTTCAGCTCAATGGGTCCTATCTCCGCTTCTTTTGGTCAAAACGGCTTCTTTTGCGCCATCGATGCCAGTGGCAAACAAGAGGTTCTTTGCTGGGCAAAGAACACTTCTTCGATATCCTCTTCGTCTTCAACAACAAGTTCTGCTTATATTAGTAACATTCCTCCCATGGCAGCTCTCTCTGGCGGTGAAGGATTTCTCTGCGGTGTATTAGCTAACACTTCACAAGCGTTTTGTTGGAGTTCAAATAGTTCATCAGGTACAGATCTTGTACCTTCTGTTTTTAAAACCACTGCCTATTCACATATCGCTGCTGGCAAGAATCACGTGTGTGCTTTAAGAGGGTCTTATTATTCTGATTACGATTCGGGTTCTGTTGATTGTTGGGATATTTTGAGGAGTGGTAATAATACTTTGAGTTCTGTAAAAAGTATGATCTTTTATAATGAGTATGTTAGCACTCTTGTTCTCAAACATGTCGTGTCCGGTGAGGGCTTTAGTTGTGGTGGGGTTAGAGACGGCGGTGTTGTTTGTTGGGGGCCAAACTCTGCCAGTTTAGGCGTCTCTAATGTGACAGAAAATTTTACAGTTTTTGCTTCGACGAAAGATTCTCTTTGTGGGATTTTAGATGTATCTGGCAAGGTCAAATGTTGGGGTATTAGtaatgattcaaatttagttcCGCCAGTTGGGATCCGATTCGTGTCTTTGGCGGCTGGTGCCAATCATTTTTGTGGTATTAGAGAAGATAATCACGGAGTTGAATGTTGGGGAAGCTTTAATTTTTCGTCTGTTCCGAAAAATTCTGGGTTTATGGCTATTGCTTCATCTGATTTTACAACGTGTGGTATCAGGGAAAATGATTTGGTTCTTGATTGCTGGTTTGCTAATTCCTCGCCGGCTGATTATGATCCTCCTTTGGAGTTGTGTAGTCCAGGACTTTGTACACCCGGTGCTTGTGAAGTTGGGGAGTTTGCCTTCAGTGCAAGTATGCTAAATGAGCCCGGTTTGACAAGCTTGTGTGTTAGAAAGGATCTGAAAATTTGTTCACCCTGTGGGGCAAATTGTTCTGAGGGATTCTTCTTGTCTAGTCCATGCACTGATAATGCTGATCGAGTATGCACAGCTTGCTCGCTGTGCCAGAGTAGTTCTTGTTGGGATGTTTGTGGGCTTCAATCTGTTAAAGAAAGGCATTGGCATCAATTTCCCAGATTACTTCTCATAGTTAGTTGTTCTGCTGCAGGTTTGTTACTGCTGATAATTAGCTGGTGTTTTCTTCCATGTGTTTTTACCGGTAGAACAGAAGAAGGATCAAATAAACAATTCAAATCTTGCATTGGTAAACCAGAATTGGACACTGATGCTGCTGCTGATTCACTTCCTCCTCTAACTTCTACCTGTCCTGGGGTGGCTCAAGTTTTCCGACTCTCAGAGCTAAAAGATGCTACTAATGGATTTAAGGAGTTTAATGAGCTTGGGCGGGGAAGCTATGGTTTTGTTTACAAAGCTGTCCTTGCAGATGGGCGGCAAGTCGCTGTTAAGCGGGCTAATGCAGCCACAATAATCCATACTAATATCCGAGATTTTGAAATGGATTTGCAAATCCTTTGCAGTATCAGGCATACCAATATTGTGAATTTGCTCGGTTATTGCTTAGAGATGGGGGAGAGGCTTCTTGTTTATGAGTTTATGCCCCATGGAACACTTCATGACCATCTCCACGGTGGATTTTCTCCTCTGAATTGGAGTCTGAGACTAAAAATTTCAATGCAGGCTGCCAAAGGGCTTGAGTACCTCCACAAGGAAACTAATCCCCCAATTGTGCATCGAGATTTCAAAACTTCAAATGTCCTCTTAGATTCCGATTGGGGAGCTAGAATTGCTGATTTCGGGCTTCTTACATCAAATGATAGGGATGTCAGTGGAGCTATAAAAAGTGATTTGTACAGCTTTGGGATTGTACTATTAGAGATTGTTAGCGGAAGAAAAGCTTATGATCGAGAATACATGCCCCCTGGTATAATTGAGTGGGCATTGCCCCTGATTAAACACGGTAAGGCAGCTGCAATAATTGATCGAAATGTGGCCCTGCCAAGAAATGTTGAGCCTTTGCTTAGACTTGCAGATATAGCAGAATTATGTATCAGGGAAAATCCTAGTGAACGTCCTACTATGTCAGAGGTGGTAACATGGTTGGAGAAAATTGTGAAGGAAAGTTTAATCTTGTAG
- the LOC123214000 gene encoding V-type proton ATPase subunit G-like, whose translation MAANRGQGGIQQLLAAEQEAQHIFNAARAEKMARLKQAKEEADKEIVEYRAQVERDFHRKVAESSGDSGANVKRLEKETETKIFHLKTETERISYDVVQMLLNHVTAVKN comes from the exons ATGGCAGCAAATAGGGGTCAAGGTGGAATTCAGCAATTGCTTGCTGCAGAACAAGAGGCTCAACACATTTTCAATGCTGCTAGAGCCG AGAAAATGGCTCGTCTGAAGCAAGCTAAAGAAGAGGCCGACAAGGAAATTGTAGAATATCGAGCTCAGGTGGAGCGTGACTTCCATAGGAAAGTTGCAGAG AGTAGTGGAGATTCTGGTGCTAATGTGAAGCGGCttgaaaaagaaacagaaacaaaGATTTTTCATCTGAAAACGGAGACTGAAAGAATATCATATGATGTTGTCCAGATGCTCTTGAACCATGTGACAGCCGTCAAGAATTAA